One region of Candidatus Methylomirabilota bacterium genomic DNA includes:
- a CDS encoding 2-dehydropantoate 2-reductase, which produces MGSDTTRIGIIGAGAIGCVVGGLLARAGHDVTLVDPWPEHVEQIKTAGLRLSGSCGEHLVPMPALHLHELATVREPFEVVLVAVKSYDTEWATQIAVDHLRRPDGVVVDFQNGINDHRVAAVAGRDRTLGCVILISAGMYEPAHAIRTDRGSAAFKIGEHDGRDTPRARRIAALMSEVAPAVVTTNLWGERWSKLALNCMLNPLAGLSGLGTAEVRSEPLTRRLAAHLGAEVVRVGHALGHRIEPILGIAVERFAAATDSGAIDILGKDIAADAMSRTGGRPSMLQDVMKGRRTEIDYLNGLVAAEGRGAGVPTPFNDAVVAAFHAHAVGALRPDLRNLDPLVRLLP; this is translated from the coding sequence ATGGGGAGCGACACGACGCGAATCGGCATCATCGGAGCGGGCGCCATCGGCTGTGTGGTGGGCGGATTGCTCGCGCGGGCCGGCCACGATGTGACCCTGGTTGATCCGTGGCCCGAGCACGTGGAGCAGATCAAGACGGCGGGGCTCCGGCTCTCCGGCAGCTGCGGCGAGCATCTGGTGCCGATGCCCGCGCTCCACCTGCACGAGCTGGCCACGGTGCGCGAGCCGTTCGAGGTCGTCCTCGTGGCGGTGAAGTCGTACGACACCGAGTGGGCCACCCAGATCGCGGTGGATCACCTGCGACGACCCGACGGCGTGGTGGTGGATTTCCAGAACGGCATCAACGATCATCGCGTGGCCGCGGTGGCCGGCCGCGACCGCACGCTCGGCTGCGTGATCCTGATCAGCGCCGGCATGTACGAGCCGGCTCACGCCATCCGCACCGATCGGGGCAGCGCCGCCTTCAAGATCGGCGAGCACGACGGCCGCGACACGCCGCGGGCCCGGCGCATCGCCGCGCTCATGAGCGAGGTCGCGCCGGCGGTGGTGACGACCAACCTCTGGGGCGAGCGCTGGTCCAAGCTCGCGCTCAACTGCATGCTCAACCCGCTCGCCGGGCTCAGCGGCCTCGGCACCGCCGAGGTCCGCTCCGAGCCGCTGACCCGGCGGCTGGCCGCGCACCTCGGAGCCGAGGTGGTGCGGGTGGGCCACGCGCTCGGGCACCGCATCGAGCCCATCCTGGGCATCGCGGTCGAGCGCTTCGCGGCGGCGACCGACTCCGGCGCCATCGACATCCTGGGCAAGGACATCGCGGCCGACGCGATGAGCCGGACCGGCGGCCGGCCCTCGATGCTCCAGGACGTGATGAAGGGCCGGCGCACCGAGATCGACTACCTGAACGGCCTCGTCGCCGCGGAGGGCCGCGGAGCCGGCGTGCCCACCCCGTTCAACGACGCGGTGGTGGCCGCCTTCCACGCGCACGCGGTGGGCGCGCTGCGGCCCGATCTCCGCAACCTCGACCCGCTGGTCCGCCTGCTGCCCTAG
- a CDS encoding sulfite exporter TauE/SafE family protein, which translates to MELLFVLGVGLAAGTISGIVGFGSSIMLMPVLVIVFGPLHAVPIMAIAAILANCSRVVIWWRQVDWRAVAAYSITGVPAAALGARTLLVLPPRLIEGALGFFFLAMIPARRWLAARGFALRLWHLVIIGAVVGFLTGIVVTTGPITAPIFLAYGLVKGAFIASEAAGSLAVYLSKAAVFRRFGALPLEVITQGLITGAALMVGAWIAKGFVLRLHPDRFRLLMDGLMLLSGLTMLWTAFR; encoded by the coding sequence GTGGAGCTGCTGTTCGTTCTGGGCGTCGGCCTCGCCGCCGGCACCATCAGCGGCATCGTGGGCTTCGGCTCCTCGATCATGCTGATGCCGGTGCTCGTGATCGTGTTCGGCCCGCTCCACGCGGTGCCGATCATGGCCATCGCGGCGATCCTGGCCAACTGCTCGCGCGTGGTCATCTGGTGGCGCCAGGTGGACTGGCGCGCGGTGGCCGCCTACTCCATCACCGGCGTGCCGGCGGCCGCGCTCGGCGCGCGCACCCTGCTCGTGCTGCCGCCGCGGCTCATCGAGGGCGCGCTCGGCTTCTTCTTCCTCGCGATGATCCCGGCGCGGCGCTGGCTCGCCGCCCGCGGATTCGCGCTGCGGCTCTGGCACCTCGTGATCATCGGCGCGGTGGTGGGCTTTCTCACCGGCATCGTCGTCACCACCGGGCCGATCACCGCGCCGATCTTCCTGGCCTATGGCCTCGTGAAGGGCGCGTTCATCGCCTCCGAGGCCGCGGGCTCGCTCGCGGTCTATCTGAGCAAGGCCGCGGTGTTCCGCCGCTTCGGCGCCCTGCCCCTCGAGGTGATCACGCAGGGGCTCATCACCGGCGCCGCGCTCATGGTCGGCGCCTGGATCGCCAAGGGCTTCGTGCTCCGCCTCCACCCCGACCGCTTTCGCCTGCTGATGGACGGCCTGATGCTCCTCTCCGGCCTCACCATGCTCTGGACCGCATTCAGATGA
- a CDS encoding CoA transferase: MSAAPMLPLEGIRVVEVAQNLAGPMAAEILAHMGADVIKVERPEGDDARKWGPPFWKGVSPGFLAVNANKRGISLDLKDPAAVAWLLEFLGSADVLVQNLRPGSLEEMGLGPDTLLARHPRLIYCSVWAFGRTGPLRLKPGFEPMVQAFSGLMMMNGDEGGPPTRIGTSILDYGTGMWTAMGALAALVQRQRTGRGCVVDASLYETGLAWLKGHFASYRASGEVPERHRTGSQRVVPFQGFETKTGTMIVAAGNDRLFAKLAAVVGHPEWAKEERFATNAARVANKPALLAELEAIFRTRTKGEWIDLLEAGGVPCGPIHSLPEAVAQPQAEAIGIIQRLPGDDYDVVALPLSFDGQRPPIRRAPPRIGEHNAELE; the protein is encoded by the coding sequence ATGAGCGCGGCGCCGATGCTGCCGCTCGAGGGCATCCGCGTCGTCGAGGTCGCGCAGAATCTGGCCGGGCCGATGGCCGCCGAGATCCTGGCCCACATGGGCGCCGACGTCATCAAGGTGGAGCGCCCGGAGGGCGACGACGCGCGGAAGTGGGGGCCGCCGTTCTGGAAGGGCGTGTCGCCCGGGTTCCTCGCGGTCAACGCCAACAAGCGCGGGATCAGCCTCGACCTGAAAGACCCCGCTGCGGTGGCCTGGCTGCTCGAGTTTCTCGGCAGCGCCGACGTGCTGGTCCAGAATCTGCGGCCGGGCTCGCTCGAGGAGATGGGCCTCGGCCCCGACACGCTGCTGGCGCGGCATCCGCGACTCATCTACTGCTCGGTGTGGGCGTTCGGACGCACCGGGCCGCTCAGGCTGAAGCCGGGATTCGAGCCGATGGTGCAGGCCTTCTCCGGCCTCATGATGATGAACGGGGACGAGGGCGGGCCGCCGACGCGGATCGGCACGTCGATCCTCGACTACGGCACCGGCATGTGGACGGCGATGGGCGCGCTCGCCGCGCTCGTGCAGCGTCAGCGCACCGGGCGCGGCTGCGTGGTCGACGCCTCGCTCTACGAGACCGGGCTCGCGTGGCTCAAGGGGCACTTCGCGAGCTATCGCGCCTCCGGCGAGGTGCCGGAGCGGCATCGCACCGGCAGCCAGCGCGTGGTGCCCTTCCAGGGCTTCGAGACCAAGACCGGCACCATGATCGTGGCCGCCGGCAACGATCGCCTGTTCGCCAAGCTGGCCGCCGTCGTCGGCCATCCCGAGTGGGCCAAGGAGGAGCGCTTCGCCACCAACGCGGCCCGGGTGGCCAACAAGCCCGCCCTGCTGGCCGAGCTGGAGGCGATCTTCCGCACGCGTACGAAGGGCGAGTGGATCGACCTGCTGGAGGCCGGCGGCGTGCCCTGTGGCCCCATCCACTCGCTGCCCGAGGCGGTGGCCCAGCCGCAGGCCGAAGCCATCGGCATCATCCAGCGCCTGCCCGGTGACGACTACGACGTGGTCGCGCTGCCGCTGTCCTTCGACGGCCAGCGCCCGCCCATCCGCCGCGCCCCTCCCCGCATCGGCGAGCACAACGCCGAGCTCGAGTAG
- a CDS encoding MBL fold metallo-hydrolase: MHTLTLGEVSISRIVEIGRSAFPTAQMLPESDAGRVAQHHRWMKPHFWDDVTGDLGSRIQTWIVRTPQHTVLVDTGVGNDKERHETTLWNQRSGGYLDDLGAAGVTPEQVDLVLCTHLHVDHVGWNTRLVKGRWVPTFPKAKYVVPGGEWEFWKHEHEAGREKSGCIADSVVPVVEAGQAVMVNGTYRIDPWLSYEPWIGHTPEHVGVRVHTSAGDAVFSGDLMHRVVQVAEPQWSSIFCYDARQAAATRKAFVERHAASGELVLPSHFPHPGRIVRDGDGHRFEPVMLDPIAANA, from the coding sequence ATGCACACGCTCACGCTCGGGGAAGTCTCGATCTCGCGCATCGTCGAGATCGGCCGGTCCGCGTTCCCCACCGCCCAGATGCTGCCGGAGTCCGACGCCGGCCGCGTCGCGCAGCACCACCGGTGGATGAAGCCGCACTTCTGGGACGACGTCACCGGCGATCTCGGCTCGCGCATCCAGACCTGGATCGTGCGCACCCCGCAGCACACCGTGCTGGTGGACACCGGGGTCGGCAACGACAAGGAGCGCCACGAGACCACGCTGTGGAACCAGCGCAGTGGCGGCTATCTCGACGATCTGGGCGCGGCCGGCGTCACCCCCGAGCAGGTGGACCTGGTCCTGTGCACGCATCTGCACGTGGACCACGTGGGCTGGAACACGCGGCTGGTGAAGGGCCGGTGGGTGCCCACGTTCCCGAAGGCGAAGTACGTCGTCCCGGGCGGCGAGTGGGAGTTCTGGAAGCACGAGCACGAAGCGGGACGCGAGAAGTCCGGCTGCATCGCGGACAGCGTGGTGCCGGTGGTGGAGGCGGGGCAGGCGGTGATGGTGAACGGGACCTACCGGATCGACCCGTGGCTCTCCTACGAGCCGTGGATCGGCCACACCCCGGAGCACGTCGGCGTGCGCGTGCACACCAGCGCGGGCGACGCGGTCTTCTCCGGCGACCTGATGCACCGGGTGGTGCAGGTGGCCGAGCCGCAGTGGAGCAGCATCTTCTGCTACGACGCCCGGCAGGCCGCCGCGACCCGCAAGGCGTTCGTCGAGCGCCACGCCGCTTCCGGCGAGCTGGTGCTGCCCTCCCACTTCCCGCATCCCGGACGGATCGTGCGCGACGGCGACGGCCATCGCTTCGAGCCGGTGATGCTCGATCCGATCGCGGCGAACGCATGA